A DNA window from Engystomops pustulosus chromosome 10, aEngPut4.maternal, whole genome shotgun sequence contains the following coding sequences:
- the LOC140105133 gene encoding peroxiredoxin-6-like isoform X2: MFVYMAPGPERQQRWIREGNGRWGILFSHPRDYTPVCTTELGRAVKLAEEFKKRNVRMIALSIDSVPDHLGWSKDINSYNSDEPTETLPFPIIADPKRDLAVKLGMLDPDEKDNDGMPVTARCVFIIGPDKKMKLSILYPATTGRNFDEILRVVDSLQLTAKHSVATPVDWKPGDKVMVTPNVPEEEASKIFTCGVTTKELPSGKKYLRYTAQPK; the protein is encoded by the exons atgtttgtttacatggcccccggaccggagcgacagcagcgctggatacgggagggcaacgggag ATGGGGTATTCTTTTCTCCCACCCAAGGGACTACACACCAGTGTGTACCACCGAGCTGGGACGGGCAGTGAAGCTGGCGGAGGAATTCAAGAAACGAAATGTCCGCATGATCGCTCTGTCCATAGATTCCGTTCCAGATCATCTTGGCTGGAGCAAG GATATAAATTCTTACAATAGTGATGAGCCAACAGAGACACTTCCTTTTCCAATTATTGCAGACCCCAAAAGGGACCTTGCTGTAAAACTGGGTATGCTGGATCCAGATGAGAAGGACAATGATGGGATGCCAGTGACTGCTCGATGT GTTTTCATTATCGGGCCAGATAAGAAAATGAAGCTGTCAATCTTGTATCCTGCAACCACTGGTAGAAATTTCGATGAGATCTTGAGGGTTGTAGACTCCCTTCAGCTAACGGCAAAGCACAGTGTGGCAACCCCTGTGGACTGGAAG CCTGGAGACAAGGTTATGGTTACTCCAAACGTTCCTgaagaagaagccagcaagatcttCACCTGTGGCGTTACCACCAAAGAACTACCTTCTGGCAAGAAATACCTGAGATACACAGCGCAACCAAAATAA
- the ANKRD45 gene encoding ankyrin repeat domain-containing protein 45: protein MNLLTPLSQDNPVLQCALEGNVQGLQSIFEDPENDHHEQSGTLLVEEDLLGRNPLFLACILGRTEVVKELAKYGANINQQTARGYSPLHSAAAWGQVDVIKALVDLGGDILLLNFRGEKPCEIATRYNKTECADFLKWAEARLAFKSYISFIQQTISDPEKVHGQLNKADKNQAINACKSKTEWLQNTKDPTTQDFMDQQQQLENAVQHIFTKLNTPRAETGKSKTGT, encoded by the exons ATGAATCTCCTGACTCCTCTATCCCAGGACAACCCTGTTCTTCAATGTGCTTTGGAAGGAAATGTGCAAGGTCTCCAGTCCATCTTTGAAGATCCAGAGAATGATCACCATGAGCAGAGTGGGACCCTGCTAGTAGAAGAAGACCTGCTGGGGAGGAACCCCTTGTTTTTAGCTTGTATACTGGGACGTACAGAAGTGGTGAAGGAGTTGGCTAAGTATGGAGCCAATATTAATCAGCAAACTGCTCGAG GATATTCTCCGTTGCATAGTGCTGCAGCTTGGGGTCAGGTCGATGTAATAAAGGCACTCGTTGACCTAGGAGGAGATATTTTACTACTCAATTTTCGTGGTGAAAAGCCCTGTGAGATAGCCACCAGATACAACAAGACAGAATGTGCAGATTTCCTGAAATGGGCCG AAGCCAGGCTGGCCTTCAAGTCCTACATCAGCTTTATCCAGCAGACCATTTCAGACCCAGAAAAAGTTCACGGACAACTTAACAAAGCAGATAAG AACCAGGCGATCAATGCTTGCAAATCAAAAACAGAGTGGCTGCAGAACACCAAGGATCCAACAACACAAGACTTCATggatcagcagcagcagctagaGAACGCGGTGCAGCACATCTTCACAAAGCTCAATACACCAC GAGCAGAAACTGGAAAGTCCAAGACCGGGACATAA
- the LOC140105133 gene encoding peroxiredoxin-6-like isoform X1 produces the protein MPGIMLGDMFPDFKADTTIGQIRFHEFLGDSWGILFSHPRDYTPVCTTELGRAVKLAEEFKKRNVRMIALSIDSVPDHLGWSKDINSYNSDEPTETLPFPIIADPKRDLAVKLGMLDPDEKDNDGMPVTARCVFIIGPDKKMKLSILYPATTGRNFDEILRVVDSLQLTAKHSVATPVDWKPGDKVMVTPNVPEEEASKIFTCGVTTKELPSGKKYLRYTAQPK, from the exons ATGCCTGGGATAATGCTCGGCGATATGTTTCCGGATTTCAAGGCCGATACGACCATTGGCCAGATCAGGTTCCATGAGTTCCTGGGAGACTC ATGGGGTATTCTTTTCTCCCACCCAAGGGACTACACACCAGTGTGTACCACCGAGCTGGGACGGGCAGTGAAGCTGGCGGAGGAATTCAAGAAACGAAATGTCCGCATGATCGCTCTGTCCATAGATTCCGTTCCAGATCATCTTGGCTGGAGCAAG GATATAAATTCTTACAATAGTGATGAGCCAACAGAGACACTTCCTTTTCCAATTATTGCAGACCCCAAAAGGGACCTTGCTGTAAAACTGGGTATGCTGGATCCAGATGAGAAGGACAATGATGGGATGCCAGTGACTGCTCGATGT GTTTTCATTATCGGGCCAGATAAGAAAATGAAGCTGTCAATCTTGTATCCTGCAACCACTGGTAGAAATTTCGATGAGATCTTGAGGGTTGTAGACTCCCTTCAGCTAACGGCAAAGCACAGTGTGGCAACCCCTGTGGACTGGAAG CCTGGAGACAAGGTTATGGTTACTCCAAACGTTCCTgaagaagaagccagcaagatcttCACCTGTGGCGTTACCACCAAAGAACTACCTTCTGGCAAGAAATACCTGAGATACACAGCGCAACCAAAATAA